A single Pedobacter sp. PACM 27299 DNA region contains:
- a CDS encoding DNA-formamidopyrimidine glycosylase family protein, with amino-acid sequence MSRSFAMPEGPSIVILRELVESLHLEGQQVIGIDGNTKIEKERMLHQHLLAFRSWGKHFLICFETFTLRIHFMMFGSYRINERKESAVRLRLSFEEAELNFYTCSLKYVEGDINDSYDWSIDVMAEEWDPKQALKIIRAKPEELICDLLLDQQIFSGVGNIIKNEVLYRAGIHPLSKIAAIPLPKLKLLVKEARQYSFDFLAWKKAYVLKKHWLVNTKKHCPLDHPLEKGHLGKTRRRTFYCTICQKLYIKLT; translated from the coding sequence ATTCTAAGGGAACTCGTTGAATCTCTTCATTTAGAAGGTCAACAGGTAATTGGTATCGATGGCAATACAAAAATCGAGAAGGAAAGAATGCTTCATCAGCATTTGCTTGCTTTCAGGAGCTGGGGCAAGCATTTTTTAATCTGCTTTGAGACTTTCACACTCAGGATCCATTTCATGATGTTTGGCAGTTATCGGATTAATGAGCGAAAGGAATCCGCTGTCAGGCTTAGGCTGTCTTTTGAAGAGGCGGAACTAAATTTCTATACCTGTTCCTTAAAATATGTGGAAGGCGATATTAACGATAGTTATGATTGGTCTATAGATGTTATGGCTGAGGAATGGGATCCAAAACAAGCCTTGAAAATTATCAGGGCAAAGCCTGAAGAACTGATCTGTGATCTCCTGCTGGATCAGCAAATCTTCTCAGGTGTAGGCAATATCATAAAAAATGAAGTGCTCTATCGTGCAGGCATACATCCTTTAAGTAAAATAGCAGCGATTCCCTTACCAAAACTTAAATTGCTTGTAAAGGAGGCAAGGCAATACAGTTTTGATTTCCTGGCATGGAAGAAAGCTTATGTACTCAAAAAACATTGGCTGGTTAATACAAAAAAACATTGCCCACTGGATCATCCCCTAGAGAAAGGACATCTGGGAAAAACCCGAAGAAGGACATTTTATTGTACCATTTGTCAGAAGTTATATATTAAACTAACCTAA